The following are encoded in a window of Chloroflexota bacterium genomic DNA:
- a CDS encoding 3-keto-5-aminohexanoate cleavage protein: protein MRLSYPFATLTPHTPWERRVSLRDKVIIEVGLNENQPRSANPHIAYSPEELARDALACSSAGAAVVHYHGRDPVTGAAKNSDPALTSQAQRLIAARTPLVAYPTYASERRVLDHYDIGEPAKERYRHIVEGVESGVPFELAPVDLGAADANARRNTQTGGWTPSTGLLMNTGEDHRWLTSFCRRHNLKMSFGAFDTGHLRNLRNLADMAWAGAPPFVVKFFLRPMDATPQTLFFYRDRLAELFHNEALVWSPLTYGGNQFPLNLQALTLGGHIRIGIGDYHYAEWGHPTNAALVERVVAMARALGREPATPDEARAIMGMPPAPKAGQRT from the coding sequence TTGCGGCTCTCCTATCCCTTTGCTACCCTCACGCCACATACGCCATGGGAGCGCCGCGTGTCTCTGCGCGATAAGGTCATCATCGAAGTTGGGCTGAACGAGAATCAGCCGCGCTCCGCAAACCCACACATCGCCTACAGCCCCGAAGAACTCGCCAGGGACGCGCTCGCCTGCTCTAGCGCCGGAGCGGCAGTGGTCCACTACCACGGCCGCGACCCCGTCACCGGCGCGGCGAAGAACAGCGACCCCGCGCTCACCAGCCAGGCCCAGCGCCTCATCGCCGCGCGGACGCCCCTGGTCGCCTATCCCACTTACGCCTCCGAACGCCGCGTCCTCGATCACTATGACATCGGCGAACCGGCGAAAGAGCGCTACCGCCACATCGTCGAGGGCGTGGAGAGCGGCGTCCCCTTCGAGCTTGCCCCTGTGGATCTGGGCGCGGCGGACGCCAATGCCCGCCGCAACACCCAGACCGGCGGGTGGACGCCCTCCACCGGCCTGCTCATGAACACCGGCGAAGACCACCGATGGCTCACGAGCTTTTGCCGGCGGCACAACCTCAAGATGAGCTTCGGCGCCTTCGATACGGGACACCTGCGCAACCTCCGCAACCTCGCCGATATGGCCTGGGCCGGAGCGCCGCCCTTTGTGGTGAAGTTCTTCCTCCGCCCCATGGACGCCACGCCCCAGACCCTCTTCTTCTACCGTGATCGCCTCGCCGAGCTCTTCCACAATGAAGCGCTTGTCTGGTCGCCCCTCACCTACGGCGGGAACCAGTTCCCTCTCAACCTCCAGGCGCTCACCTTGGGCGGCCACATCCGCATCGGCATCGGCGATTACCACTACGCCGAATGGGGCCACCCGACCAACGCCGCCCTGGTGGAGCGCGTCGTGGCGATGGCGCGCGCCCTGGGCCGCGAACCCGCGACGCCCGACGAGGCGCGCGCTATCATGGGCATGCCCCCAGCGCCGAAAGCCGGGCAAAGGACGTAA
- a CDS encoding DegV family protein, with amino-acid sequence MQRVAIVTDSTACLTPELAERYGIEIAPTELAFEGKVYRDGIDPPGDFYALLRNARKPPTTSAPSPGRFLEAYARAARRAEAVLCITLPVELSSTHNVSKQAITLAEEDLPGARIMSVAAPAVASGQGLVAIEAALAAKEGRTLEEMAAYVEGLAPKIHFFAALDTLEYLAKGGHVPKAAAWLGDLIGFKPILTAYYGRVDRLSQARTKKNAMNKMLALMGRRNPDRAPIRAIVMHADALQEAEEFAAQIKRRFTCRDMLITQFTPVMGAHSGPGVVGVAFRCLEQDGSAAKPPAMAAR; translated from the coding sequence ATGCAAAGAGTCGCCATCGTCACGGATAGCACGGCCTGCCTCACGCCTGAGCTTGCCGAGCGGTACGGCATCGAGATCGCGCCGACGGAGCTGGCCTTTGAGGGAAAGGTCTACCGCGATGGGATTGACCCGCCGGGAGACTTCTACGCCCTCCTTCGGAATGCGAGAAAGCCTCCGACGACTTCGGCCCCTTCGCCTGGGCGGTTCCTGGAGGCATACGCCCGGGCCGCCAGGCGCGCGGAAGCGGTGCTCTGCATCACGCTGCCCGTTGAGCTGAGCTCCACCCACAACGTTTCCAAGCAGGCGATAACCCTGGCGGAGGAGGACCTGCCCGGCGCGCGTATTATGTCGGTTGCGGCGCCGGCCGTGGCCTCCGGCCAGGGCCTGGTGGCGATCGAGGCGGCGCTTGCGGCGAAGGAGGGGCGGACGCTGGAGGAGATGGCGGCGTATGTGGAGGGCCTTGCGCCCAAGATACACTTCTTCGCGGCGCTGGATACGCTGGAATACCTGGCCAAAGGAGGGCACGTGCCGAAGGCCGCCGCCTGGCTGGGCGACCTGATCGGCTTCAAGCCGATCCTAACGGCCTACTACGGGCGGGTGGACAGGCTCTCCCAGGCCCGGACGAAAAAGAACGCGATGAACAAGATGCTGGCCTTGATGGGCAGACGCAACCCGGATCGCGCGCCGATCAGGGCCATCGTGATGCACGCGGATGCGCTGCAAGAGGCTGAGGAGTTCGCGGCGCAGATCAAGCGGCGCTTCACCTGCCGGGATATGCTCATCACGCAGTTCACGCCGGTGATGGGCGCCCATTCCGGCCCGGGGGTCGTCGGCGTGGCCTTCCGCTGTCTGGAGCAGGACGGCAGTGCAGCCAAACCGCCCGCAATGGCGGCGAGATAG